From the genome of Nicotiana sylvestris chromosome 1, ASM39365v2, whole genome shotgun sequence:
CAAATAGGATGTAGAACAAGTGTTAAACAAGTCAATTGAGGCATGTAATAATAGACTAACACAAATACGGATAGATTGACTGTGAGAAGTTAGAACATGATACTACAAATCAATTAAAGTATGGAAAGGGTCTAAGTAGCTTAAACCGGTCAAATATCACGTACAACCGGTATACCCACTTGTATCTTTGCGTACACGGCTTTCATAGAGCACAAATGAATTAATTAATATAAATCCTAATGGGTAGTtctcccacacaaagttaggtaaGACTCTTACCTTAACTAGTCTCAACTCTCCGAAATAGCTTATCCCCTAAAATTCGCCTCCACACGGcttaaatctaaccaaaaatgacttaataacatcaaataatgtaAGAGAAACCAATTACAATAAACAAAGCTATGATCTATATATTATCAAAAAAGTCAATGTCGGATTGGATTCCAAATCCAAGCTTACCCGAGCGAAGCTCGAACTAATACAAACTCAAGCAAATAAAAATCAGCTCAATTGGAGTCCGATAGCTCAACCAATTCCCAAAAATATTGCTATTGGATGTTCATAACCCAAGAGTCCAACCCACAGTAGTTGGGTCCTATATCTCGCGAAATACTCCCCAAAACTCACCAAATTCGAGtatattattttcctaatatagGAAAATAAGAACCCAAAATGAATCAGTAAATAAATGCCTCTAactcattttaaatttttaaaatttaggaCATACCCTAGGTCTTGATTTAAGGAATTAAATGGGTTTTAAAAAATCAGCGGTTAAAGCTTAAACCAAGGGAATGAATCAAAGTGAAATACTTATGTTATGGTTTAGGCCTTACCTAATGGAAGAAACTTGAAAAACATCCTTAAATTCTCCCAATCCCAAACTTTCAAGATGAGAAAAACTCCAACAACATTAATAGCCAAAAATGCCGAACTGTTCTACTTCATTTCATGTACCAAAATATCCTGAACTctcttttgatgcctccaatgcaTTCCTTGTAAAATTcaagtcaagttaggcttttaaatcactccatttgaccttaaaATGAAGTagatatgttggttttaatattGGGAAATAGTTCATATTTTTTACTACGAATTCAGTGGCAACTTCGTAATTAATCTGGAAAATCTAACAACCTATTTCTTAGTAAAATAACCATAAATTCTTCATACAATGTCGAAACTTGATGATTCAGTTGCTATAGTTCCAAAATAACGATACGGATATAATAGTTTACCGAAACACAAATCGAAGGCCATTTTCTCCATATGGTAACCTTTATACTCAAATTAATGTCGAAACCGAAAACAATCACCATACAATCCAaacttatccaaaactcatcgaaaTTTAACCAAACTTTGTGGACAtgttcaaaatcatcatacaaccCTATTGGAATAATTAAACCCTGATTCCTAGTCCGTTTgcccaaaagtcaaaccttggtcaactgtTCCAACTTAAAGATTCCAAaacgagaatcattcttccaaatcaatctcgAACCGCTCGAAAACCGAAACAAACCATACAGGCAAGTCATAATATGTAATATGAAGCTTATTAAAGTTTTAAACAACCGAATGGAAcactaaagctcaaaacgactagtcgggtctttcacgacccaaaatccaactagtcgtaaTGACACCTAACTCAACCAgctagtgtcacgaccccagtcgaaattccattctgaccctgatatcaaaatctcactatcgaaccggaaacatcaaaaattcaactttgggtatttcaagcctaaataagccacatacctcaaaaacacaatccggacatgcccctaagcccgaaatcacccacgTAACTAACGGAACCGGAGGAATttcatttcgaggccgtcttcagactgctctgactacggtccaaattttaaaagcttaaactctcttttatggactaagtgtcccaaaacactccaaaactcaaaacagATCATCCCGACAAAtcgaaatagcagaaacaaacacagagaaagcagttaataggggatcacgaaattaattcttaaaacgatcggCCAGGTCATTCCAttttccccctcttaaaacattcattcgtcctcgatagactgaccctgccactgaacaatcactaatgcaatgttctttgaccatAGCTTCCGAACCTGCATGTCCAATTTTGCTAGTGGGCTCCTCAATAAAAGAtatatccttgtccaactagactgaactgaatcCAACACatgtgacggatcaccgtgatacttccgaagcatcgaaacatgaaataccagatgaactcctgtcAAGCTGGGAGATAAgacaagctcataagaaacctctcTAACACTTGTCAATATCTCAAAAAGACCAATAAaactcggactcaacttccttttcttctcaaatctcataaccctcttcataggcaaaacccgaagcagaacctgcTCTTCAAtaatataggaaacatcacgtaCCTTTCGGTCCATGTAACTATTCTGTCTCGACTAGGATGTACGGAGtgtatcctgaatcaccttaaccttttcaaAAGTATCTTAaaccaagtctgttcccaataatctagcctcacccggctcaaactaacccacCGGATATCAATACCGCCTACCATTCAAGGCCTCACACGGTGCCATCGGAATGgtagactgatagctgttgttataggaaAACATCGCCAGCGACAAGAAATGATCCCAAGAACCTACAAACTCTATAatacacgcacggagcatatcctcaagaatctgaatagtgcgcttggattgtctgtccgtctgggggtgaaatattgtgctcaactttACCCGAGTACCTAGTTGTGTTTGTTTTatgacataggatctccactccctagttgagtttattttagacatagggtctccactctctggTCGCTTTTCaatcatagggtctccactccccagttgagtttatttttagacataaggtctccactcccaagtctCCTTTCCAACATTgggactccactccctagttgagtttattttagacatagggtctctactccctagtcgattttcaaatatagggtctccactccctagtcaagtttatttttggacatagggtctccactccctagtcgcctttccaatatatggtcttcactccctagttgagtttattttagacatagggtctccactccctagtcgcttttccaacatagggtatccactccctagttgagtttttttagacatatggtctccactccctagttgcctttccaacatagggtctccactccttagttaagtttattttagacaatgggtctccactccctagtcgcttttccaacatagggtctccactccctagttgagtatattttagacatagggtctccacttcatagtctcttttccaacatagggtctccactccctagttgagtttatttttagacatagggtctccactagtcgccattccaacatagggtattcactccctagttgagtttattttagacatagggtctccactccctagttgagtttattttagacaaagGGTTTCtacccctagtcgcctttccagcatagggtctccactccctagttgagtttatttttggacataaggtctccaatccctagtcgcttttccaacagagggtctccactccctagttgattttatttttagacatagggtctccacttcctagttgccTTTCCAACATAAGATCTCTACTCCcgattgattttatttttagacatagggtctctactccctaatCGTCTTttcaacataaggtctccactccctagttgtgtttattttagacatagggtctccactccctagttgagtttattttagacaaagGGTTTCtacccctagtcgcctttccagcatagggtctccactccctagttgagtttatttttggacataaggtctccaatccctagtcgcttttccaacagagggtctccactccctagttgattttatttttagacatagggtctccacttcctagttgccTTTCCCTCATAAGATCTCTACTCCcgattgattttatttttagacatagggtctctactccctaatCGTCTTttcaacataaggtctccactccctagttgtgtttattttagacatagggtctccactccctagttgtgtttattttagacagagggtatccactccctagtagaGTTTATTTTTGGacagagggtctccactccctagtcgcctttccagcatagggtctccactccctagtcgcttttccaacatagggactccactccctaattgagtttattttagatgtagggtctccactccctagtcgcctttccaacatatggtctccactccgtagttgagtttattttagacatagagtttCCACCCCTTAGTCGCCTTTCCAACTAAGGGTCTCCACACCCTGGTTGAGTTTATTTTTtgatatagggtctccaatcccgaGTCGCCTTTCCAAtattgggtctccactccctagttgattttatttttagacatagggtctttactccctagtcgcctttccaacatagggtctctactccctagttgagtttattttagacatagggtctccgcttcctagtcgtttttccaacatagggtctctactacctagttgagtttatttttggacatagggtctccactccctagtctcctttccTACATAgtgtctccaatccctagttgagtttagGTTAgatatagagtctccactccctagtgcCTTTCCaccatagggtctccactcccttgttgagtttattttagacatagggtctccactccctagttattttagacatagggtctccactccctagttgcttttccaacatagggtctccactccctagttgaatttattttagacatagggtcttcattccctagtcgcttttccaacatagggtctaccttacctagttgagtttattttttgacatagggtctctactccttAGTCgcatttccaacatagggtctccatgccttagtcgcctttccaacatagggtctccactccctagttgagtttatttttggacatagggtctccaatccctagttgcttttccaacatagagtcttcactccctagttgattttatttttagacatagagtctctactccctagtcgcctttccaacatagggtcaccactccgtagttggttttatttttagacatagggtctccactacctagtcgcctttccaacataggatatttactccctagttgagttta
Proteins encoded in this window:
- the LOC138870920 gene encoding uncharacterized protein; translated protein: MDRKVRDVSYIIEEQVLLRVLPMKRVMRFEKKRKLSPSFIGLFEILTSVREVSYELVLSPSLTGVHLVFHVSMLRKYHGDPSHVLDSVQSSWTRIYLLLRSPLAKLDMQVRKLWSKNIALVIVQWQGQSIEDE